The genomic DNA TTGGTGGTATTGACCCAGGATGTGTAGTGAATACTCAGCAATTGATTGTAAAACAACTTTCTGAAGACTATTTACACAATGGGCTTGATCTCCGATAAAAGTTCTGTATACTTGCCCCCTCGCTGACTAGTGCAGCGTAAATTATAATGACTAACCAGTATGGTTAATCATTTTCACAGCGACTCCGATTGGGAGTCGAACGGTTAAATCATCTCGCTCTGCTTTTCCATTAGGAAGAAGCTAGAGGGTGATTTTTTATATGTCCATTTTAGGAGCTCTGGTCAATGCAGAACCAAAGAATCCGTATCCGCTTGAAAGGCTTTGATCATCGTTTAATTGATCAGTCTACAGCGGAAATCGTTGAAACTGCTAAGCGTACAGGCGCGCAGGTACGTGGACCTATTCCACTACCTACTCGCAAAGAGCGTTATACCGTTTTGATCTCTCCGCACGTTAATAAAGATGCTCGTGATCAGTACGAAATTCGTACCCACAAGCGTTTAGTTGACATCGTAGAGCCAACAGAAAAGACTGTAGACGCATTAATGCGTTTAGATCTTGCGGCTGGTGTCGACGTTCAGATTAGCTTAGGTTAATTGAGATCCTTAGAAGAGGTTTGAGAGATGGCTATCGGTCTTATTGGTCGTAAAGTGGGTATGACTCGCATCTTCACTGAAGATGGTACGTCAATCCCTGTAACAGTAATTGAAATTGCAGGCAATCGTGTTACTCAAGTGAAAACTTTAGAAACAGACGGTTATCGTGCACTTCAAGTAACTACTGGTACCAAAAAAGCCAATCGCATCACTAAAGCAGAAGCAGGTCACTTTGCCAAGGGCGGCGTCGAAGCCGGTCGTGGTTTATGGGAAATGCGTTTAGCAGATGGTGAAGGCGAAGGCATTGAAGTTGGTGCTGAAATTAATGTTGATATTTTCGCTGAGACAGTGAAAGTAGATGTTACCGGTCAATCAAAGGGTAAAGGCTTCCAAGGCGGTGTTAAGCGTTGGAACTTCCGTACTCAAGATATGACTCACGGTAACTCTTTGGCACACCGTTCGAATGGTTCTATCGGTCAGAACCAAACGCCTGGTCGTGTATTCAAAGGCAAGAAAATGTCAGGCCATATGGGTGCTGAGCAAGTAACGACTCAAAATCTACACGTTGTACGTGTTGATGCAGAACGTAACTTGTTATTAGTACGCGGCGCAGTTCCAGGCGCTACCAATGGTGACTTGATTATCAAGCCAGCAGTTAAAGCTTAAGGTCTGAGGAGATAGTAATGGAATTGGTATTGAAAGACGCCCAGAGCGCTCTTGAAGTTTCCGAAACTACCTTCGGCCGTGACTTTAACGAGGCACTGGTTCATCAGGTAGTTGTAGCGTATGCTGCAAACGCGCGTCAGGGCACTCGTGCCCAAAAGACTCGTGCAGAAGTAACTGGCTCAGGCAAAAAGCCTTGGCGTCAGAAAGGCACTGGCCGCGCTCGTGCCGGTAGTGTTAAAGGCCCAATCTGGCGTGGCGGTGGCGTAACTTTCGCTGCTAAAACACAAGATCATAGCCAAAAAGTTAACAAGAAGATGTACCGTGGTGCTCTTAAGAGCATATTTTCTGAATTGGTACGTCAAGATCGTCTGGTTGTTGTTGAATCATTTGGTGTCGAAGCTCCTAAAACACAAGAGCTGAAAGCTAAATTAAAAGCAATGAACTTAGAAGACGTTCTAATTGTTACTGCTGAAGTTGATGAGAATTTATTCTTAGCAGCTCGCAACTTATACAAAGTTGACGTTCGTGACGTAGCGGGTCTTGACCCAGTGAGTCTAATTGCGTTCAACACTGTTCTTGTTACTGCTGACGCAGTGAAGCAAATCGAGGAGATGCTAGCATGATCCGCGAAGAACGTTTGCTAAAAGTTATTCTTGGTCCACATATCTCTGAAAAGAGTACTGTGCTTGCTGAGAAAAACAACACTGTAGTCTTCCGCGTAGCCATCGATGCAACTAAAGCAGAGATTAAAGCTGCAGTAGCGAAGCTATTTGAAGTTGAAGTTAATTCGGTTCGCACTTTAGTTAATAAAGGCAAAACCAAACGTACTGGTGGCCGAGTTGGTCGTCGCATCGATTGGAAAAAAGCCTATGTTACTTTAGCTGCTGGTGCTGACATTGATTTCGTCGGCGGCGCTGAATAAGCAAAGGAGAATTATCATGGCAGTTATTAAGTGTAAGCCAACCTCTCCAGGTCGTCGCCACGTAGTTAAAGTGGTGAATACGGACCTGCATAAGGGTAAACCTTTTGCTGGCCTGTTGGCGAAAAAAACTAAAAGTGGTGGCCGTAACAATACTGGCCGTATCACTGTTCGCCACATAGGTGGTGGACATAAGCAGCACTATCGTATTGTTGACTTTAAACGCAACAAAGATGGTATTCCTGCGAAAGTTGAACGTCTTGAATACGATCCAAACCGTACAGCGCACATCGCGTTAGTACTGTATGCAGATGGTGAGCGTCGTTATATTCTTGCTGCAAAAGGCATGAAAGCTGGCGACCCAATCCAATCTGGCTTGGATGCAGAAATCAAGACTGGTAACGCTAGACCGTTACGCAACATTCCAGTAGGTAGTGTTGTACACGCTGTTGAAATGAAGCCTGGTAAAGGCGCTCAGATCGCACGTTCAGCTGGTGCTTATGTACAAGTTGTTGCGCGTGATGGTGCTTATGCAACTCTACGTCTTCGCTCTGGCGAAATGCGTAAAGTTCCAGTAGATTGCCGCGCAACATTTGGTGAAGTTGGTAATTCCGAGCACATGCTACGCCAGTTAGGTAAAGCAGGTGCTACGCGCTGGAGAGGCATACGCCCTACAGTTCGAGGTGTTGCAATGAACCCAGTAGACCATCCACATGGTGGTGGTGAAGGCCGTACTTCTGGTGGACGTCATCCAGTGAGTCCATGGGGTGTGCCGACTAAGGGTTATAAAACTCGTAGCAACAAGCGCACTGACAAGTACATCGTACGTCGTCGTAATAAATAGTTAAGAGGATTCGCCATGCCACGTTCTCTCAAGAAAGGTCCCTTCATTGACCTGCACTTGCTGAAGAAGGTAGAGAAAGCGATGGAAGCGGGAGACAAAAAGCCAATTAAGACTTGGTCTCGTCGCTCAATGATCATCCCTAATATGATTGGGTTGACCATCGCTGTCCATAATGGTCGTCAGCACGTACCTGTGTTCGTAACTGACGAAATGATCGGTCACAAGCTTGGTGAATTTTCACCAACTCGCACTTATCGCGGCCATGTCGCAGATAAGAAAGCGAAGAAGCGTTAATACGGGAGGAATAAGATGGAAGTTTTAGCTAAACATCGTTTTGCTCGTACGTCTGCGCAGAAGGCCCGTCTAGTTGCTGATCAAATTCGTGGATTGCCTGTTTCTAAGGCGCTCGAGATTTTGACATTCAGCCCCAAGAAAGCCGCCGTACTAGTTAAAAAAGTACTTGACTCAGCTATCGCAAACGCCGAACACAACGAAGGTGCTGACATTGATGAGCTTAAAGTTGGAGCCGTCTTCGTAGATGAAGGCCCAACAATGAAGCGCATCTTGCCACGTGCTAAAGGCCGCGCTGATCGTATCATGAAGCGTACCAGTCACATTACTGTGGTTGTAGCAGATCGCTAGGAGAAGAGAGCAATGGGACAGAAAGTACATCCTAATGGTATCCGTCTGGGTATCACTAAGCCTTGGATCTCTACCTGGTACGCAGATAAGTCAGACTATGCAAATAATCTGAACAGCGACTGGGAAGTGCGTCAATATTTAACTGAAAAGTTAAAAGCCGCATCAGTATCTAAGATTGTTATTGAACGCCCAGCGAAGAGCATCCGCGTTACTATTCACACTGCCCGTCCAGGTATTGTGATTGGTAAGAAAGGTGAAGACGTTGAAGTATTACGTGCCTATGTGTCTAAAATCACTGGTACTACTGCTCAAATCAACATCGCTGAGATCCGTAAGCCTGAATTAGACGCTAAGCTCGTCGCTGACTCTATAGCTCAGCAGTTAGAGCGTCGTGTTATGTTCCGTCGTGCTATGAAGCGCGCAGTACAAAACGCAATGCGCATTGGTGCTCAAGGTATCAAAGTTCAAGTGAGCGGCCGTTTAGGCGGAGCTGAAATCGCGCGTGCAGAATGGTATCGTGAAGGTCGTGTACCTCTACATACTTTGCGTGCCGATATCGACTATTCAACTGCAGAAAGTCACACGCAATATGGTGTGATTGGTATTAAAGTTTGGATCTTCAAAGGCGAAGTTCTAGACGGTTTAATACCAGCTATTGAAGAGCCTAAGCAGCAACCCAAGCGTAAGCCTCGTGGTAAATAGGAGAAACTTTTATGCTGCAACCTAAACGTATGAAGTTTCGCAAGATGTTCAAGGGCCGCAACCGCGGTCTAGCGAACGGTACTGAAGTTAGCTTTGGTACTTTCGGTTTGAAAGCAGTCGGCCGTGGCCGTTTAACTGCTCGTCAAATTGAATCTGCACGTCGTGCCATGACACGTCACGTTAAGCGTCAAGGACAAATTTGGATTCGAGTTTTCCCTGACAAGCCAATTACCTCTAAGCCTCTAGAAGTGCGTATGGGTAAAGGTAAAGGTAACGTTGAATACTGGGTATGTCAGATTCAACCTGGTAAGGTTCTTTATGAGATGGATGGTGTTCCTGAAGCGTTGGCTCGTGAAGCCTTTGCTTTGGCTTCAGCCAAACTTCCTCTGAAGACTACCTTCGTAACTAAGACGGTGATGTAATGAAAGCGAGCGAACTAAGAGAAAAGAGCGTTGAAGAACTTAACGCTGAATTACTTGGTCTGCTGCGTGAGCAGTTTAACCTGCGTATGCAACACGCTACTGGTCAGTTGAGCCAAACTAATCAATTGAAACTAGTGCGTCGTAACATTGCACGTGTAAAGACCATTATTACTTCTAAGGCAGGTGCGTAATGTCTGATAAAACCCGTACTTTGCAAGGTAAAGTAATTAGCAACAAAATGGACAAGTCTATTACTGTTGCTATTGAGCGCCAAGTGAAACATCCTATTTATGGGAAGTACATTAAGCGTACTACTAAGATCCATGCACATGACGAAACTAATCAGTGTAACGAAGGGGATTACGTGGCGATTAGCCAGTGTCGTCCGCTATCTAAGACTAAGTCTTGGACGCTTGCTGAAGTAGTGACAAAAGCCTAATTTTATTAGGCTAACGTAAACGGCCCCAGTATTTGGGGCCGTTTGTTTTTTTTGCTATGCATCCCGAAAATGTGTGTTATACTTGCGCGCCATTTTTAAGTAAATTATTACTTGAATTTGGTTCAAATGTAGTCCCATAGTGGGATTGTGTAGTAACGATAGCGGAGCACTTGAAATGATCCAAATGCAATCGACTCTAGACGTCGCATGTAACAGCGGCGCACGCAGAGTTCAGTGTATTAAGGTCTTGGGTGGCTCTCATCGTCGTTATGCCGGTATCGGCGACATCATCAAAGTTTCTGTTAAAGAAGCAATTCCTCGCGCTAAAGCGAAGAAAGGTGATGTATATAACGCGGTGGTAGTCCGTACTAAGAAAGGCGTTCGTCGTCCAGACGGTTCTGTCATTCGCTTCGATCGAAATGCAGCGGTTTTGCTTAATGCAAACCTTGCACCGATTGGTACTCGTATCTTTGGCCCAGTGACACGTGAATTGCGTAATGATAAATTCATGAAGATTGTCTCGCTGGCACCAGAAGTACTGTAAGGAGCTTCAAATGGCAGCTAAAATCCGTCGTGAAGACGAAGTAATTGTACTAGCAGGTAAAGACAAGGGTAGCCGCGGTAAGGTTTCTCAAGTTTTACCTACTGGTAAGTTAATTGTTGAAGGCCTCAATCTTGTTAAAAAGCACCAGAAACCAAACCCTCAATTGGGCGTGACTGGCGGCGTTATCGAGAAAGAAGCACCGATTCAAGCATCAAACGTTGCGATCTTTAACCAAGCCACAGGCAAGGCAGATCGTGTTGGTTTCCGATTTGAAGACGGCCAAAAAGTCCGTTTCTTTAAATCGAACAGCGAACTCGTTAAGTAATTTGGAGTAAACGATGGCGAAACTGCATGATAAATATCAAGAGACTGTAATCGCTGAACTAGCTAAAAAGTTCGGTTATAGCAGTGTCATGCAAGTCCCTCGGATTGAAAAAATCACCCTCAACATGGGTGTAGGCGAAGCTGTTGCAGATAAGAAAGTTATGGAGCATGCGCTCCGTGACATGACTGCAATCGCTGGCCAGAAACCAATTGTAACTGTTGCACGTAAATCAGTTGCTGGTTTTAAAATCCGTGAAGGCTACCCTATTGGCTGTAAAGTGACCCTACGCGGTGAGCGTATGTGGGAATTTTTAGAGCGTTTAGTTGACATTGCAATACCACGTATTCGTGATTTCCGAGGCTTAAGCGCTAAAGCGTTTGACGGTCGTGGTAATTACGCAATGGGCGTGCGTGAGCAGATCATCTTCCCAGAAATCGATTATGATAAAATCGATAAAATTCGTGGTATGGATATTGTTTTCACTACTACTGCGAAGAATGATGAAGAAGGTCGTGCTTTGTTAGACGCTTTTAACTTCCCATTCAAGAAATAAGGGTAGCATAATGGCAAAAACATCTATGAAAGCACGTGAAGCAAAACGTGCGCAGCTCGTAGCTAAATATGCTGAAAAGCGTTTAGCACTTAAGGCTATTATCAACAGTCCTGCAACTTCTGACGAAGATCGCTGGGATGCTGTACTTAAGTTACAAGCTCTACCACGTGATTCTAGCGCTGCGCGTCAACGCAACCGCTGTAATCAAACTGGTCGCCCACATGGTTTCCTACGTAAATTCGGCTTAAGCCGTATTAAATTACGTGAAGCAACCATGCGTGGTGAAGTTCCTGGTCTGCGTAAGGCCAGCTGGTAAGCACTTGTCACGGAGTAAGCTAATATGAGCATGCAAGATCCTATTGCGGATATGTTAACCCGTATTCGTAACGGCCAAGCTGCTAACCACGTATCTGTAAAGATGCCTTCAGCTAAGTTAAAAGTAGCAATTGCGAAATTACTTAAAGATGAAGGTTTCATTACTGAATACGCCGTAGCAGATGAAGCTAAGCCTGAATTAGAAATTACCTTAAAGTACTTTCAAGGCAAACCAGTCGTTGAGACTATCCAGCGTGTAAGTCGCCCTGGTCTTCGTATTTACAAAGGTAAAGACGAGCTACCAAAGGTGATGGGCGGTCTGGGTATCGCAATTGTGTCCACTTCTAAAGGCTTGATGACTGATCGCGCCGCCCGCCAAAATGGCTCGGGTGGCGAGGTTATCTGCTACGTAGCGTAAGGAGCTAGAAATGTCTCGTGTTGCAAAAGCACCAGTCACTGTTCCTGCTGGCGTAGAGGTGACTTTAAACGAACAGACCTTAACTGTGAAAGGCAGTAAAGGAAGTCTGACTCGAGTAATCAACAATGCGGTAAATGTTGTTATCGACGATGCACAAGTTAAGTTCCTTCCTGTCGAAGGCGTTGCTAACGCTTGGGCACAGGCTGGTACTGCACGTGCATTGGTAAACAATATGGTTGTTGGTGTATCTCAAGGTTTTGTGAAAAAACTTAAATTAGTTGGTGTAGGTTACCGTGCAAAGATTGCTGGTAGTGACTTAGATTTAACTTTAGGTTTTTCACATCCATTAGTACACAAACTGCCCGCAGGCGTTACTGCAGAGTGTCCTAGCCAAACTGAAATCGTGCTTTCGGGCGTTGATAAACAGTTAATTGGTCAGGTTGCTGCTGAAATTCGCGGATATCGTCCACCAGAGCCTTATAAGGGCAAAGGTGTTCGCTATGACGACGAAGTAGTACGCCGTAAAGAGGCTAAGAAGAAGTAGGTAACGCGATATGGATAAGAAAACATCTCGCTTACGTCGCGCTACTCGTGCACGTAAGAAGATCCAAGAGCTGGGCGTGAATCGTCTGGTTGTACATCGTACACCACGTCACATTTATGCTCAGGTAATCAATCCTGAAGCTCAGGTGTTGGCAGTTGCTTCAACCGTTGAAAAAGCGGTTAAAGAACTACTAAAGAGTACCGGTAACGTGGATGCAGCTAAAGCAGTAGGTAAAATTGTTGCTGAGCGTGCGATCGAGAAGGGCGTAGCAATAGTTGCGTTCGACCGTTCTGGTTTCAAGTATCATGGTCGTGTCGCTGCGTTAGCAGATGCCGCTCGTGAAGCTGGCCTGAAGTTCTAAGGGGTTATAAAAATGGCTAAATTAGAAGCTCAGCAAAAAGACGATCTGCAAGAGAAATTAATTGCAGTTAATCGTGTTTCTAAAGTAGTTAAAGGCGGTCGTATCTTTAGCTTCACTGCACTAACAGTTGTGGGTGATGGTAATGGTAAGATCGGCTATGGCTATGGTAAAGCGCGAGAAGTTCCAGCTGCTATTCAAAAAGCAATGGAAAAAGCCCGTCGAAATATGGTAACCGTGGAGTTGAATGCAGGTACTTTGCATCACCCAGTTAAAGGTCGCCATACTGGTTCTAAAGTTTATATGCAACCAGCATCACAGGGTACCGGTATTATTGCCGGAGGCGCAATGCGTGCCGTATTGGAAGTAGCAGGCGTTCATAACGTTCTGTCAAAAGCATACGGTTCTACTAACCCGATCAACATCGTTCGCGCAACTGTCGATGCGTTGGTGCACATGAAGTCACCAGCTCAAATCGCAGCAAAACGTGGCCTGAATGTTGATGAAATTCGGGGGTAATGCACCATGGCTACTAAAACTTTAAAAGTCACACAGACTAAAAGCAGCATTGGTCGTTTACCAAAACACCGTGCAACCTTAACCGGTTTAGGCCTACGCCGCATTGGTCACACTGTCGAAATTGAAGATACACCTTCAGTTCGCGGTATGATTAACAAGGTGTACTACATGGTTTCGGTGGAGGAATTAAGATAATGCGTCTAAATACTCTATCTCCAGCAGCAGGTTCTAAATCTGCTCCTAAGCGTGTAGGCCGTGGTATCGGTTCAGGTTTAGGTAAAACAGCGGGACGTGGCCATAAAGGTCAGAAGTCTCGTTCAGGCGGCGGCGTTCGCGTCGGTTTCGAAGGTGGTCAAATGCCACTTAAGATCCGCCTACCTAAATTTGGCTTTACCTCGCGTCGCGCTTTGGTAACAGCTGAAGTTCGTTTACTCGAACTAGCAAAAGTTAACGGTGATGTTGTCGATTTGAATGCACTGAAAGATGCGAATGTTATTACTCGCAATATCCAGTTTGCGAAAATCGTTCTTTCAGGTACCATTGACCGCCCTGTGACTGTAAAAGGTCTGAAGGTAACTAAAGGTGCTCGTGCAGCTATTGAAGCTGCCGGTGGCAAGATCGAGGAATAATACATCGATGGCAAAACCAGGACTTGATTCAAAAAGCGCGAAAGGCGGTTTGTCTGAACTGAAAACTCGTCTTCTGTTCGTGATTGGCGCAATTATCGTCTTTAGAGCCGGTTCGTTTGTGCCAATTCCTGGTATTGACGCCGCTGTATTGGCAGAGCTATTTGCTCAGCAAAAAGATACCATCCTTGGCATGTTCAACATGTTCTCGGGTGGTGCTTTAGAGCGTGCTTCTATCTTCGCATTGGGTATCATGCCGTATATTTCGGCATCTATCATAATGCAGTTATTGACTGTTGTGCATCCTGCACTCGCTGAATTAAAAAAAGAAGGCGAATCAGGACGTAAAAAAATCAGTCAATATACTCGATATGGCACACTTATGCTGGGTACGCTGCAATCTGTCGGTATTGCAACGGGTTTACCAAATCTGATGCCTGGCCTTGTGGCCAATCCCGGAATTGGTTTTTACTTTGTTGCAGTTGTGAGTCTAGTGACAGGAACTATGTTCCTTATGTGGCTAGGTGAGCAAATTACCGAACGTGGTATTGGTAATGGTATCTCGATTTTAATTTTCGCAGGTATTGTTGCTGGTCTACCATCGGCCATCGGCTCAACAGCCGAGCAGGCGCGTCAAGGTGACATGAATGTTTTAGTACTACTGTTGCTCGCTGTTATTGTATTTGCTGTAACTTATTTAGTGGTATTTGTGGAACGTGGTCAACGTCGTATCGTCGTTAACTACGCTAAGCGCCAACAAGGCCGTAAGGTTTTTGCAGCGCAAAGCACCCATTTACCTTTAAAAATTAATATGGCAGGTGTGATTCCACCAATCTTTGCTTCCAGCATTATTTTGTTCCCAGGCACACTGGCTCAGTGGTTTGGTCAAAATGAGTCTATGTCATGGTTAAGCGATTTCGCTTTAGCTGTGTCACCAGGACAACCGCTGTATTCATTATTGTACGCGTCAGCAATTATCTTTTTCTGTTTCTTCTATACTGCGTTGGTTTTTAACCCTCGTGAAACAGCAGATAACTTGAAAAAGAGTGGTGCATTCATTCCTGGGATCCGTCCCGGAGAACAGACTTCGCGTTACATTGATAAAGTAATGACACGTTTAACCTTAGCGGGTGCGTTGTATATTACCTTTATCTGCTTAATTCCGGAGTTCATGTTAATTGCGTGGAAAGTACAGTTCTATTTTGGCGGTACTTCACTACTAATTATAGTCGTCGTGACCATGGACTTCATGGCTCAGGTTCAGACCCATATGATGTCTCATCAGTATGAGTCTGTGATGAAGAAAGCTAATCTCGTTAACAAAGCGAAATAAGATCGCTTTGGAAAATAAGATTGCTTTTACGGAGTGATGAAATGAAAGTTCGAGCTTCCGTGAAGAAGATCTGCCGTAATTGCAAGATCGTCAAGCGTAGTGGCGTTGTTCGCGTTATCTGTGTTGAACCAAAACACAAACAGCGTCAAGGCTAAGAAAGAAGTTTGGTCAGCCCAATAATGGGCTGACCAAAATATTGTTTGCAAATCTGTCGTCTGTCGAGTATCCTTTCGGGCTTTTCGCAGATGACCTTTAACTTAAGGAGTGCATAGTGGCCCGTATCGCTGGCATTAACATTCCTGATCAAAAGCATGCAGTCATTGCGTTGACTGCTATCTTTGGTATTGGACGTACACGCGCTAGAGCAATCTGCGCATCTACTTCAATCGCCGAAGATGCTAAGATCAAGGAATTGAGCGAAGCTCAGATAGATATCCTACGCGAAGCAGTCGCCAAATATTCAGTAGAAGGTGACTTGCGTCGTGAGATTTCAATGAACATCAAGCGTCTTATGGATCTTGGTTGTTATCGTGGTCTCCGCCATCGTCGTAGCCTGCCCCTTCGTGGGCAACGTACTAAGACCAATGCGCGTACGCGTAAAGGTCCACGTAAGCCAATCAGAAAGTAACGGGAAGGTAAACCAAAATGGCTAAAGTTCCGTCACGTTCTCCGCGTAAGCGCGTACGTAAACAGGTTGCAGATGGCATGGCTCATATCCATGCGTCTTTCAACAACACAATTGTCACCATTACAGATCGTCAAGGTAATGCGTTGTCATGGGCTACCTCAGGTGGTTCTGGTTTTCGTGGTTCACGTAAATCAACACCATTCGCTGCACAGGTTGCTGCTGAGCGTGCAGGTATTGCTGCTCAAGACTACGGCGTTAAAAACCTTGAAGTTTTCGTGAAGGGTCCAGGTCCAGGTCGTGAATCAGCCATTCGTGCGCTGAACGCTGTTGGTTATAAAATTACCAACATTACCGATGTGACGCCTATCCCTCATAATGGCTGTCGTCCACCTAAAAAACGTCGTGTATAACACTGCGTATATAGGATAGTTGGAGAAAGATCATGGCAAGATACTTGGGTCCCAAGCTCAAGCTCAGCCGCAGAGAAGGTACAGACCTTTTCCTAAAAAGCGGTGTGAGAGCAATCGAATCGAAGTGTAAGCTAGAAACTGCACCTGGACAACATGGCGCACGTAAGCCACGTTTGTCTGAGTATGGTATTCAGCTACGCGAGAAACAAAAAGTTCGTCGTATTTTCGGAGTGCTAGAAAAGCAATTCCGTAACTACTACAAAGAAGCTGCACGTTTAAAAGGCAATACAGGTGAAAACCTATTGCAACTCTTAGAAGTCCGCCTAGATAACGTTGTTTAT from Shewanella psychromarinicola includes the following:
- the rpsS gene encoding 30S ribosomal protein S19 — translated: MPRSLKKGPFIDLHLLKKVEKAMEAGDKKPIKTWSRRSMIIPNMIGLTIAVHNGRQHVPVFVTDEMIGHKLGEFSPTRTYRGHVADKKAKKR
- the rplN gene encoding 50S ribosomal protein L14; the protein is MIQMQSTLDVACNSGARRVQCIKVLGGSHRRYAGIGDIIKVSVKEAIPRAKAKKGDVYNAVVVRTKKGVRRPDGSVIRFDRNAAVLLNANLAPIGTRIFGPVTRELRNDKFMKIVSLAPEVL
- the rpsH gene encoding 30S ribosomal protein S8, producing MSMQDPIADMLTRIRNGQAANHVSVKMPSAKLKVAIAKLLKDEGFITEYAVADEAKPELEITLKYFQGKPVVETIQRVSRPGLRIYKGKDELPKVMGGLGIAIVSTSKGLMTDRAARQNGSGGEVICYVA
- the rplD gene encoding 50S ribosomal protein L4: MELVLKDAQSALEVSETTFGRDFNEALVHQVVVAYAANARQGTRAQKTRAEVTGSGKKPWRQKGTGRARAGSVKGPIWRGGGVTFAAKTQDHSQKVNKKMYRGALKSIFSELVRQDRLVVVESFGVEAPKTQELKAKLKAMNLEDVLIVTAEVDENLFLAARNLYKVDVRDVAGLDPVSLIAFNTVLVTADAVKQIEEMLA
- the rplX gene encoding 50S ribosomal protein L24; the encoded protein is MAAKIRREDEVIVLAGKDKGSRGKVSQVLPTGKLIVEGLNLVKKHQKPNPQLGVTGGVIEKEAPIQASNVAIFNQATGKADRVGFRFEDGQKVRFFKSNSELVK
- the rplF gene encoding 50S ribosomal protein L6, with protein sequence MSRVAKAPVTVPAGVEVTLNEQTLTVKGSKGSLTRVINNAVNVVIDDAQVKFLPVEGVANAWAQAGTARALVNNMVVGVSQGFVKKLKLVGVGYRAKIAGSDLDLTLGFSHPLVHKLPAGVTAECPSQTEIVLSGVDKQLIGQVAAEIRGYRPPEPYKGKGVRYDDEVVRRKEAKKK
- the rplP gene encoding 50S ribosomal protein L16; translated protein: MLQPKRMKFRKMFKGRNRGLANGTEVSFGTFGLKAVGRGRLTARQIESARRAMTRHVKRQGQIWIRVFPDKPITSKPLEVRMGKGKGNVEYWVCQIQPGKVLYEMDGVPEALAREAFALASAKLPLKTTFVTKTVM
- the rplC gene encoding 50S ribosomal protein L3; this encodes MAIGLIGRKVGMTRIFTEDGTSIPVTVIEIAGNRVTQVKTLETDGYRALQVTTGTKKANRITKAEAGHFAKGGVEAGRGLWEMRLADGEGEGIEVGAEINVDIFAETVKVDVTGQSKGKGFQGGVKRWNFRTQDMTHGNSLAHRSNGSIGQNQTPGRVFKGKKMSGHMGAEQVTTQNLHVVRVDAERNLLLVRGAVPGATNGDLIIKPAVKA
- the rplE gene encoding 50S ribosomal protein L5, whose protein sequence is MAKLHDKYQETVIAELAKKFGYSSVMQVPRIEKITLNMGVGEAVADKKVMEHALRDMTAIAGQKPIVTVARKSVAGFKIREGYPIGCKVTLRGERMWEFLERLVDIAIPRIRDFRGLSAKAFDGRGNYAMGVREQIIFPEIDYDKIDKIRGMDIVFTTTAKNDEEGRALLDAFNFPFKK
- the rpsC gene encoding 30S ribosomal protein S3; the encoded protein is MGQKVHPNGIRLGITKPWISTWYADKSDYANNLNSDWEVRQYLTEKLKAASVSKIVIERPAKSIRVTIHTARPGIVIGKKGEDVEVLRAYVSKITGTTAQINIAEIRKPELDAKLVADSIAQQLERRVMFRRAMKRAVQNAMRIGAQGIKVQVSGRLGGAEIARAEWYREGRVPLHTLRADIDYSTAESHTQYGVIGIKVWIFKGEVLDGLIPAIEEPKQQPKRKPRGK
- the rplB gene encoding 50S ribosomal protein L2; its protein translation is MAVIKCKPTSPGRRHVVKVVNTDLHKGKPFAGLLAKKTKSGGRNNTGRITVRHIGGGHKQHYRIVDFKRNKDGIPAKVERLEYDPNRTAHIALVLYADGERRYILAAKGMKAGDPIQSGLDAEIKTGNARPLRNIPVGSVVHAVEMKPGKGAQIARSAGAYVQVVARDGAYATLRLRSGEMRKVPVDCRATFGEVGNSEHMLRQLGKAGATRWRGIRPTVRGVAMNPVDHPHGGGEGRTSGGRHPVSPWGVPTKGYKTRSNKRTDKYIVRRRNK
- the rpsE gene encoding 30S ribosomal protein S5, which codes for MAKLEAQQKDDLQEKLIAVNRVSKVVKGGRIFSFTALTVVGDGNGKIGYGYGKAREVPAAIQKAMEKARRNMVTVELNAGTLHHPVKGRHTGSKVYMQPASQGTGIIAGGAMRAVLEVAGVHNVLSKAYGSTNPINIVRATVDALVHMKSPAQIAAKRGLNVDEIRG
- the rplR gene encoding 50S ribosomal protein L18: MDKKTSRLRRATRARKKIQELGVNRLVVHRTPRHIYAQVINPEAQVLAVASTVEKAVKELLKSTGNVDAAKAVGKIVAERAIEKGVAIVAFDRSGFKYHGRVAALADAAREAGLKF
- the rplV gene encoding 50S ribosomal protein L22; the protein is MEVLAKHRFARTSAQKARLVADQIRGLPVSKALEILTFSPKKAAVLVKKVLDSAIANAEHNEGADIDELKVGAVFVDEGPTMKRILPRAKGRADRIMKRTSHITVVVADR
- the rpmC gene encoding 50S ribosomal protein L29, translated to MKASELREKSVEELNAELLGLLREQFNLRMQHATGQLSQTNQLKLVRRNIARVKTIITSKAGA
- the rpsJ gene encoding 30S ribosomal protein S10; the protein is MQNQRIRIRLKGFDHRLIDQSTAEIVETAKRTGAQVRGPIPLPTRKERYTVLISPHVNKDARDQYEIRTHKRLVDIVEPTEKTVDALMRLDLAAGVDVQISLG
- the rplW gene encoding 50S ribosomal protein L23 is translated as MIREERLLKVILGPHISEKSTVLAEKNNTVVFRVAIDATKAEIKAAVAKLFEVEVNSVRTLVNKGKTKRTGGRVGRRIDWKKAYVTLAAGADIDFVGGAE
- the rpsN gene encoding 30S ribosomal protein S14, yielding MAKTSMKAREAKRAQLVAKYAEKRLALKAIINSPATSDEDRWDAVLKLQALPRDSSAARQRNRCNQTGRPHGFLRKFGLSRIKLREATMRGEVPGLRKASW
- the rpsQ gene encoding 30S ribosomal protein S17, with the protein product MSDKTRTLQGKVISNKMDKSITVAIERQVKHPIYGKYIKRTTKIHAHDETNQCNEGDYVAISQCRPLSKTKSWTLAEVVTKA